From Riemerella anatipestifer ATCC 11845 = DSM 15868, a single genomic window includes:
- a CDS encoding IS1595-like element ISRan1 family transposase, translating into MNRSKISDYKIKKIIKCFCSDIDATKTAEILEFNRNTINRYFRIFREVIFEKQQADLSLFFGEVELDEAYFGARRLRGINMPQKRGRGTWKQPVFGVFEREGRVYTELIPNAKSETLRKVIRGKVSLESILFTDGWRGYSGLLDMGYEKHFRIDKSKNFSTQNGVHINGIESFWSFTKRRLAKFNGIKSTFILHLKECEWRWRKETKEMEKELWKLIKKYG; encoded by the coding sequence ATGAATAGGAGTAAAATCAGCGATTATAAAATAAAAAAAATAATCAAGTGTTTTTGTAGCGATATTGACGCAACGAAAACGGCGGAAATTTTAGAGTTCAACAGAAACACCATTAACCGATATTTTAGGATTTTTCGGGAAGTGATTTTTGAAAAACAACAAGCAGATTTGAGTTTGTTTTTTGGAGAAGTTGAATTAGATGAAGCCTATTTTGGAGCAAGGCGATTACGAGGGATTAATATGCCACAAAAACGAGGAAGAGGAACTTGGAAACAACCTGTTTTTGGAGTTTTTGAAAGAGAAGGCAGGGTTTATACCGAACTGATTCCAAATGCAAAAAGTGAAACATTAAGAAAAGTTATTCGAGGAAAAGTTTCATTAGAAAGTATTTTGTTTACAGATGGTTGGCGAGGTTATAGTGGACTTTTAGATATGGGATACGAGAAGCATTTCAGGATTGACAAGAGTAAAAATTTCTCAACTCAGAATGGTGTTCACATTAATGGAATAGAAAGTTTTTGGAGTTTCACCAAGCGAAGATTAGCTAAGTTTAATGGGATAAAATCTACCTTTATATTACACTTAAAGGAATGCGAGTGGCGATGGAGAAAGGAAACTAAAGAAATGGAAAAAGAGTTATGGAAATTGATAAAAAAATATGGATAA
- a CDS encoding ABC transporter permease/M1 family aminopeptidase, with the protein MKTIFIFELKRWLKNWVLYLYLLIFFSLGFLISAMALGYFDNLSATTSSNRFVNSALSLNGLLGQLGTFINFIIPAVVGATVYRDYKYNFHSIFYAYPFSKSSYILGKFSSGILVTILISLSIGAAFLLASVLPFANKDLLAPIDFFAYIQPYLLFIIPNIFVIGAFVFALVTLTRNEYIGFVFVIILILFQSFIYNMTNDVDDKFWVSLLDPYGAISLEYLTEYWTIEEQNTLLIPFKSALLYNRLVWVGLGILVFVATYFIFSFNYTVPSFLGKKKKAQRFTKNNFGGIVKINLPKVSYHYDFWNSFKTAISLSKFEFKLIVKNRIFLVFITILMLFIVFSGYTLGQELFGTRTYPVTWKVIGMAKGLLEVFLLLIIYLFAGISLNNASNFRINHLVDSTPVPNWVLLMSKVLGLIKMVILIMLVSITSGMLIQSYYGYFKFEIGQYLITFLGLELLYYVIVILYAVFIQGFFKNYLVGFFVIILSMMYPLIFSRIGLEHKFYYFNSSGGGYSYSDMNVFGVYRTYLYYKLYWLLFCGVLYLLTLAFWRRGIFSGAKERIKIFFSRVKQTNIAIPIVLFLVSFLGLGYAFYYQAVKLEPYYSRQEEEKMMIDYEKQYKKYENYPQPRIVDVKVDMAIFPKERNYKATAEYTLVNKTEKAIDSLFVNYDNNLKEINFNTASHLVHKDSVKYFDIYKLKTPLQPGESIKVNFMVQNKPNTWLKDRSPILENGTFINNSIFPSFGYNASAEIKDNDIRKKYHLPDTEIMADPKNLKARENTYIATDSDWINFEATVSTSADQIAIAPGYLQKEWSKNGRRYFHYKMDKKMLNFYAFNSGRYEVKKEKYNGINYEIYYHKGHEYNLDRMMEAMKKSIKYYSENFSPYQHKQARIIEFPKTEGTFAQAFANTMPFSEGIGFIAMVDLDNPNSVDYPFSVVSHEMAHQWWAHQVIGANTKGSTLLSESLSEYSSLKVLEKEYGKYQMRKFLKEALDKYLQGRTFEWKEENPLMYVENQQYIHYNKGALVLYAMSDYLGERKFNNILKSFVEKTAFQEAPYTTSIEFVEHLKASTPPHLQYLIRDMLETITLYDNRVEDVKVTPLSNGKYQVDIKFLVSKYQTNPKGDAIYKDAKGKGLEAQIRKSKVKSLPLADYIEIGVFAEPIKKNGHQYENEIYNKKYFINRIDNHIRIVVDKKPYEVGVDSYNKLIDRVSEDNRKRVK; encoded by the coding sequence ATGAAAACGATTTTTATATTTGAACTTAAAAGATGGCTGAAAAATTGGGTACTCTACCTCTATTTACTTATTTTCTTCTCTTTAGGGTTTTTAATATCTGCGATGGCGTTAGGCTATTTTGATAATTTGTCTGCCACCACTTCATCTAATAGGTTCGTAAACTCGGCTTTGAGCCTTAACGGATTATTGGGACAGCTAGGAACTTTTATCAATTTTATTATCCCTGCAGTAGTGGGTGCTACAGTATATAGAGATTATAAGTACAACTTTCATAGTATATTTTACGCTTATCCGTTCAGTAAATCTAGCTATATTTTGGGTAAGTTTTCAAGTGGAATACTCGTAACGATATTGATTTCCTTATCAATAGGTGCGGCGTTTTTATTAGCTTCTGTGTTGCCTTTCGCAAACAAAGATTTGTTAGCTCCTATTGATTTTTTTGCCTATATACAGCCTTATCTTTTGTTTATTATTCCTAATATATTTGTGATAGGAGCTTTTGTTTTTGCGTTGGTAACTTTAACGAGAAATGAATACATCGGTTTTGTTTTTGTGATAATTCTGATACTGTTTCAGTCGTTTATTTATAATATGACCAATGATGTAGATGATAAATTTTGGGTAAGTTTGCTGGACCCTTATGGTGCTATATCACTAGAATACCTTACAGAATACTGGACGATTGAAGAGCAGAATACTCTGCTTATCCCTTTCAAGAGCGCCTTGCTTTACAATAGACTTGTATGGGTTGGTCTAGGGATTTTGGTTTTTGTGGCTACCTATTTTATATTCTCGTTTAACTACACAGTGCCTAGTTTTCTTGGTAAAAAGAAGAAAGCACAAAGATTTACAAAGAATAATTTTGGAGGAATAGTTAAAATCAATTTGCCTAAAGTAAGTTATCATTACGATTTTTGGAACAGTTTTAAAACAGCCATAAGCTTATCTAAATTCGAGTTTAAGCTCATTGTAAAGAACAGAATTTTTCTTGTTTTTATTACAATACTTATGTTGTTTATTGTATTTTCGGGTTATACCTTAGGGCAAGAGTTATTTGGAACTAGAACTTATCCTGTAACTTGGAAAGTTATAGGTATGGCTAAAGGGCTTCTTGAAGTATTTTTGTTGTTAATCATTTATTTATTCGCAGGAATTAGTCTTAATAATGCTTCTAATTTTAGAATTAATCATTTGGTAGATAGTACTCCTGTTCCTAATTGGGTGCTTTTGATGTCTAAAGTTTTAGGACTTATAAAAATGGTGATACTTATTATGCTAGTAAGTATTACGTCAGGAATGCTGATTCAGTCTTATTATGGCTATTTTAAATTTGAGATAGGTCAATACCTTATAACTTTCTTAGGTTTAGAGTTATTGTATTACGTTATTGTCATCTTATATGCTGTATTTATACAAGGATTTTTCAAAAACTATCTTGTTGGCTTTTTTGTAATTATCCTAAGTATGATGTATCCACTCATATTTTCTAGGATAGGGCTAGAGCATAAATTTTATTATTTTAATAGTTCGGGAGGCGGTTATAGCTATTCTGATATGAATGTTTTTGGGGTTTATAGAACTTACCTTTACTATAAGTTGTATTGGTTGCTGTTTTGTGGCGTTCTGTATCTGCTCACTTTAGCCTTTTGGAGACGAGGCATTTTCTCTGGAGCTAAAGAGAGAATAAAAATATTTTTCTCAAGAGTAAAACAAACCAATATAGCTATTCCTATTGTATTGTTTTTGGTTTCATTTTTAGGACTAGGATATGCTTTTTATTATCAAGCCGTAAAGCTAGAACCTTATTATTCTAGGCAAGAAGAAGAAAAGATGATGATAGATTATGAAAAACAGTACAAAAAATACGAAAACTATCCACAACCAAGAATTGTAGATGTTAAAGTAGATATGGCTATTTTCCCTAAAGAAAGAAACTATAAAGCCACCGCAGAATATACTTTGGTTAATAAGACTGAAAAAGCAATAGATAGCCTATTCGTAAACTATGATAATAATCTTAAAGAGATTAACTTTAACACTGCCTCTCATTTGGTACATAAAGATAGTGTAAAATATTTTGACATTTATAAACTTAAAACGCCATTACAACCAGGAGAATCAATTAAAGTTAATTTTATGGTTCAGAATAAGCCTAACACTTGGCTCAAAGACAGGTCGCCTATATTGGAGAATGGTACTTTTATCAATAATTCTATTTTTCCTAGTTTTGGTTATAATGCTAGTGCAGAGATAAAGGATAATGATATTAGAAAAAAATATCATCTCCCTGATACCGAAATTATGGCAGACCCTAAAAATCTGAAAGCAAGAGAAAATACCTACATTGCAACAGATTCGGATTGGATAAACTTTGAGGCTACGGTAAGCACTTCAGCAGACCAAATTGCTATTGCGCCTGGCTATCTTCAAAAAGAATGGTCAAAAAATGGCAGGCGCTATTTCCATTATAAAATGGATAAAAAAATGCTTAATTTCTATGCCTTTAATTCGGGAAGATATGAAGTTAAAAAGGAAAAATATAACGGAATTAATTATGAAATCTACTATCATAAAGGACACGAATACAACCTTGATAGGATGATGGAAGCAATGAAAAAATCTATTAAATACTATTCTGAAAACTTTAGTCCTTATCAGCATAAACAAGCGAGGATTATAGAGTTTCCTAAAACCGAAGGTACTTTTGCGCAAGCATTTGCCAATACGATGCCTTTCTCCGAGGGTATAGGTTTTATAGCGATGGTGGATTTAGATAATCCTAATTCTGTGGACTATCCATTCTCTGTAGTTTCTCACGAAATGGCTCATCAATGGTGGGCTCATCAGGTTATAGGGGCTAATACTAAAGGTTCCACACTTTTATCGGAATCTTTATCAGAATACAGTTCTTTAAAAGTGCTAGAGAAAGAATATGGTAAATACCAAATGAGAAAGTTTCTAAAAGAGGCTTTGGATAAATATCTGCAAGGGAGAACTTTTGAATGGAAGGAAGAAAATCCTTTAATGTACGTAGAAAATCAGCAGTACATACACTATAACAAGGGAGCTTTAGTACTTTATGCTATGAGCGATTATTTAGGAGAGAGAAAATTCAATAATATACTGAAATCGTTTGTTGAAAAAACAGCATTTCAAGAAGCTCCTTATACTACTTCTATAGAATTTGTAGAACATTTAAAAGCCAGTACACCACCTCATTTACAGTACCTTATCCGTGATATGTTAGAAACCATTACACTTTACGATAATAGGGTAGAAGATGTTAAGGTAACACCATTGTCTAATGGTAAATATCAAGTGGATATTAAGTTTTTAGTATCTAAGTATCAAACCAATCCGAAAGGAGATGCTATTTATAAAGATGCTAAAGGTAAAGGCTTAGAAGCTCAAATTAGAAAAAGTAAGGTAAAATCGTTACCTCTGGCTGATTATATTGAAATAGGTGTTTTTGCAGAACCTATCAAGAAGAACGGTCATCAGTATGAAAATGAAATTTATAACAAAAAATATTTCATTAACAGAATAGACAATCATATTAGGATTGTTGTAGATAAAAAACCTTACGAAGTGGGAGTGGATTCCTATAATAAACTCATTGATAGAGTTTCCGAAGATAATAGGAAAAGGGTTAAATAA
- a CDS encoding pseudouridine synthase, whose translation MSRERKNFSGKSRTNQKRGNTENSRGSKLGGRDFDSRDKYVKGDRRGGRRFDDKEADRARAFVQKRRINKLVQQPKDTIRLNKYIANSGICSRREADELIQQGLVEINGKVVTELGYQVQKTDKVVFDGQSITPEKPVYVLLNKPKGYISTTKDEKARKTVMDLTANASPYRIFPVGRLDRQTTGVILLTNDGHLTKKLTHPSFNIKKIYHVTLDRKLTGEDMAIIAKGIRLEEGVAEVDSISYIDGKPKNEIGIEIHIGWNRVIRRIFQRLGYEVEALDRVMFAGLTKKNIKRGHWRILTELEVNNLKML comes from the coding sequence ATGAGCAGAGAACGCAAAAATTTTTCAGGAAAATCAAGAACAAATCAAAAAAGAGGGAATACTGAGAACTCTCGTGGCTCAAAATTAGGAGGTAGAGATTTTGATTCTAGAGATAAATATGTAAAAGGAGACCGTAGAGGCGGAAGAAGATTTGATGATAAAGAAGCCGACAGAGCTAGAGCTTTTGTCCAAAAAAGAAGAATAAATAAACTTGTACAACAGCCTAAAGACACCATTAGACTTAATAAATATATTGCTAATTCAGGGATTTGTAGCAGACGAGAGGCTGACGAATTGATACAGCAAGGTTTAGTTGAAATCAATGGTAAAGTAGTAACCGAACTAGGCTATCAAGTGCAAAAGACAGATAAAGTGGTTTTTGATGGACAAAGCATTACACCTGAAAAGCCTGTGTATGTACTTCTCAACAAACCTAAAGGCTACATCTCTACCACAAAAGATGAGAAAGCTAGAAAAACAGTAATGGATTTAACGGCAAATGCTTCTCCATATAGAATTTTCCCTGTGGGACGTTTGGATAGGCAAACAACGGGCGTTATTCTACTCACCAATGATGGGCATCTTACCAAGAAACTTACCCACCCATCTTTCAATATCAAGAAAATTTACCATGTTACCTTAGACAGAAAGCTTACAGGCGAAGATATGGCGATTATAGCCAAAGGGATTAGATTGGAAGAAGGTGTTGCAGAGGTGGATAGCATTTCTTATATAGACGGTAAACCTAAAAATGAAATTGGGATAGAAATTCATATCGGTTGGAATAGAGTGATTAGGAGGATATTCCAAAGGTTAGGCTACGAAGTTGAGGCGTTAGATAGAGTGATGTTTGCAGGGCTCACCAAGAAAAATATCAAAAGAGGACATTGGCGTATCCTTACCGAACTTGAGGTAAATAATTTGAAAATGTTGTAG
- a CDS encoding phospholipase D-like domain-containing protein has protein sequence MFIHSKIYIIDRKIAYMGSLNFTTKGFTSNFETRVRITQPERISELVDFVHNVLDDNINFRKHELYWLGKQVYSEEKY, from the coding sequence ATGTTTATTCATTCAAAAATTTATATTATTGATAGGAAAATAGCCTATATGGGATCTTTGAATTTTACAACGAAAGGTTTTACATCAAATTTTGAAACACGAGTAAGAATCACACAACCAGAGAGAATATCAGAACTTGTAGATTTTGTCCATAATGTTTTGGATGATAACATTAATTTTAGAAAACATGAATTATATTGGTTAGGGAAGCAAGTCTATTCCGAAGAAAAATATTAG
- a CDS encoding phospholipase D-like domain-containing protein, whose translation METKETKRNFYFRNNLGNNEAIEIYIGQSSGKQLQDDLLNAKSEVLIISPYIDESKLDDLFVLKNRNVNVRLGFSDLNDRQYKTVLRKLIHQNKETDIKKKEKKEKKKNLYLFLLIAVFSIACVFFSSGIVKLLNKDFTVLSFGFIMFSFFLSFLSYKLWQIKSKIEKIEIYKLIILKN comes from the coding sequence ATGGAAACAAAAGAGACAAAAAGAAACTTTTATTTCAGAAACAATTTAGGAAATAATGAAGCCATAGAGATTTATATAGGTCAAAGTTCAGGTAAACAATTACAAGATGATTTGTTGAATGCAAAAAGCGAGGTGCTAATTATTTCTCCATATATAGATGAAAGTAAATTAGATGATTTATTTGTTTTGAAAAATAGGAATGTAAATGTAAGGTTGGGATTTAGTGATTTAAATGACAGACAGTATAAAACAGTTCTTAGAAAATTAATTCATCAAAATAAGGAAACGGATATTAAGAAGAAGGAAAAAAAAGAAAAAAAGAAGAATTTATATTTATTTTTATTAATTGCTGTATTTAGTATCGCTTGTGTGTTTTTTAGTAGTGGGATAGTGAAACTATTGAACAAAGATTTCACTGTGTTGTCGTTTGGCTTTATTATGTTTTCTTTTTTTCTTTCTTTTTTGAGCTATAAATTATGGCAAATAAAATCTAAGATTGAAAAGATTGAAATTTATAAGTTGATTATTCTGAAAAATTGA
- a CDS encoding NADP-dependent isocitrate dehydrogenase, whose product MSTAKIYYTLTDEAPMLATHSFLPIVKAFAKSADIQIEVPDISLSGRILANFPEVLTEEQRIPDALSQLGELATKPEANIIKLPNISASIPQLNEAIEELQKKGFNVPNYPAEPKTEEEKEIKAKYAKVLGSAVNPVLREGNSDRRAPKAVKNYAKANPHRMGEWKSDSKTDVAHMNQGDFYGTETSTTVEKDGKFKIVFFGNDGSEKVLKDYASLQAGEIIDSSVMNIKALKTFVKEAIQEAKSRNVLLSAHLKATMMKVSDPIIFGAIVETFFQEVFEKYAETFKSLDVNPNDGLASLYDKIAGIAQEADIKVDIEHVLNESSRVAMVNSDKGITNFHVPSDVIVDASMAALVRGGGKMWNKDGQEEDTLAIIPDRSYAGFYQAVIDDMKANGKLDPTTMGSVPNVGLMAKKAEEYGSHDKTFQMEAEGTVKVLNENNEVLLEQKVETGDIFRMCQTKDAPIQDWVKLAVNRSRLSDTPAIFWLDKGRAHDREVIKKVEQYLKNYDTQGLDIKILDVKDAMSETLKRAREGKDTISVSGNVLRDYLTDLFPILELGTSAKMLSIVPLMNGGGLFETGAGGSAPKHIEQFIEEGYLRWDSLGEFLALQASLEHLAQTQNNTKAQVLADALDEANAKFLANDKSPARKIGSIDNRGSHFYLALYWAEALAAQTQDSELSTLFQPIAKEMQENEAKINEELIASQGKAQDIEGYYRPNEDKTYAAMRPSVTLNQIIDRI is encoded by the coding sequence ATGTCAACAGCTAAAATTTACTACACCCTTACAGATGAGGCTCCTATGTTAGCTACTCATTCATTTTTACCTATTGTAAAAGCATTTGCAAAATCAGCAGACATACAGATAGAAGTACCGGATATTTCTTTATCAGGGAGAATATTGGCTAACTTTCCAGAGGTTCTTACTGAAGAACAAAGAATTCCTGATGCTTTGTCTCAATTAGGAGAATTAGCTACAAAACCAGAAGCTAACATTATTAAGTTGCCTAATATTTCAGCTTCTATACCTCAGCTTAACGAGGCTATAGAGGAACTACAGAAAAAAGGGTTCAATGTACCTAATTATCCTGCAGAACCAAAAACGGAAGAAGAAAAAGAAATTAAAGCTAAATATGCTAAGGTACTTGGTTCGGCTGTAAACCCTGTGCTTAGAGAGGGGAATTCTGACAGAAGAGCTCCTAAGGCTGTTAAAAATTATGCAAAAGCCAATCCTCATAGAATGGGCGAATGGAAGTCTGATAGTAAAACAGATGTAGCTCATATGAACCAAGGAGATTTCTACGGTACTGAAACTTCTACGACTGTAGAGAAAGATGGTAAGTTTAAAATTGTATTCTTTGGAAATGACGGTTCAGAAAAAGTACTAAAAGATTACGCTTCTCTTCAAGCAGGAGAAATTATAGACTCGTCTGTGATGAACATCAAAGCCTTAAAAACTTTTGTAAAAGAGGCGATACAAGAAGCTAAAAGTAGAAATGTATTGCTTTCTGCTCATTTAAAGGCAACTATGATGAAGGTGTCTGACCCTATTATTTTCGGAGCTATTGTTGAAACATTCTTCCAAGAAGTATTTGAAAAGTATGCAGAAACATTCAAATCATTAGATGTTAATCCTAACGATGGACTGGCAAGTCTTTATGATAAAATTGCAGGAATTGCTCAAGAAGCTGATATAAAAGTTGATATAGAGCATGTTCTAAACGAAAGTTCTAGAGTAGCAATGGTCAACTCGGATAAGGGAATTACTAACTTCCACGTTCCTAGTGATGTTATTGTAGATGCTTCTATGGCGGCATTAGTTCGTGGTGGCGGTAAAATGTGGAATAAAGATGGACAAGAGGAAGATACTTTAGCCATAATTCCAGACCGTTCTTATGCTGGTTTCTATCAAGCTGTAATAGATGATATGAAAGCTAACGGAAAGTTAGACCCTACTACTATGGGTAGTGTACCTAATGTAGGACTAATGGCTAAAAAGGCAGAAGAGTACGGTTCTCACGATAAGACTTTCCAAATGGAAGCAGAAGGTACTGTAAAAGTCCTTAATGAAAACAACGAAGTTTTATTAGAACAAAAGGTAGAAACGGGAGATATTTTCAGAATGTGTCAAACTAAAGATGCTCCTATACAAGATTGGGTTAAATTAGCGGTTAACCGTTCTCGCTTATCGGATACTCCAGCTATATTTTGGTTAGATAAAGGTAGAGCTCACGATAGAGAAGTTATCAAAAAAGTAGAACAATATCTTAAAAATTACGATACACAAGGGCTTGATATTAAAATTTTAGATGTTAAAGACGCAATGTCTGAAACTCTTAAAAGAGCTAGAGAAGGTAAAGACACTATTTCTGTATCTGGCAATGTTCTTAGAGATTATCTTACGGATTTATTCCCTATCCTAGAGTTAGGAACCTCGGCTAAGATGTTGTCTATTGTACCTCTTATGAACGGTGGTGGGCTATTTGAAACAGGTGCAGGAGGTTCTGCTCCTAAACATATAGAGCAGTTTATAGAAGAAGGCTATTTACGTTGGGATTCTTTAGGAGAATTTTTAGCATTACAGGCAAGTTTAGAACACTTAGCACAAACTCAAAATAATACGAAGGCTCAAGTATTGGCAGATGCACTAGATGAAGCTAATGCCAAGTTTTTAGCTAATGACAAATCTCCAGCTAGAAAAATAGGAAGCATAGATAATAGAGGTTCTCATTTTTATTTAGCGTTATATTGGGCAGAAGCTTTAGCAGCACAGACTCAAGATTCAGAGTTATCTACTCTGTTTCAACCTATTGCTAAAGAAATGCAAGAAAATGAGGCGAAAATCAATGAAGAGCTCATCGCTTCTCAAGGTAAAGCCCAAGATATTGAAGGCTACTATCGTCCGAACGAAGATAAAACTTACGCTGCAATGCGTCCTTCGGTAACACTTAATCAAATTATTGATAGAATATAA
- the asnB gene encoding asparagine synthase B, which yields MCGIVCAFDIKQSAESLRPQVLEMSKKIRHRGPDWSGVYSDDKVVIAHERLAIVDPTSGKQPLFSPDGKLVLAVNGEIYNHREIRKRFEGKYQFQTESDCEVILALYQEKGKDFVDELNGIFGFALYDTEKDEYFIARDHMGIIPLYIGWDKNGTFYVASELKALEGYCSKIEIFPPGHYWHSKDAKFEQWYKREWRAFDNVKDNTTNLSELRDALEAAVHRQLMSDVPYGVLLSGGLDSSITSAIAKKYAAKRIETDDQSEAWYPQLHSFAVGLEGSPDLKAAKEVAKHIGTIHHEIKFTIQEGLDAIRDVIYYLETYDITTVRASTPMYLMARVIKSMGIKMVLSGEGSDELFGGYLYFHKAPNAEEFHNETVRKLDKLYQYDCLRANKSLMAWGIEGRVPFLDKEFMDVAMRINPKDKMVTPERMEKWVLRKAFEDVLPESVAWRQKEQFSDGVGYSWIDKLKELVNEKVTDEQLANAKFRFPVQTPTSKEEYYYRSIFEEHFPSEAAALTVPSVPSVACSTPTALAWDESFKNMNDPSGRAVAKVHTEAYRK from the coding sequence ATGTGTGGAATTGTTTGTGCTTTTGATATAAAGCAATCGGCGGAGAGTCTTAGACCTCAGGTATTAGAAATGTCAAAAAAGATACGTCATCGTGGTCCAGATTGGAGTGGTGTGTATAGTGACGATAAAGTGGTTATCGCTCACGAGCGTCTAGCTATTGTGGATCCTACTTCTGGGAAACAGCCACTGTTCAGTCCTGACGGAAAGTTGGTTTTAGCTGTAAATGGTGAAATTTATAATCATAGAGAAATTCGTAAAAGATTTGAGGGGAAATATCAGTTTCAAACAGAATCAGACTGTGAAGTTATTTTGGCTCTTTATCAAGAGAAAGGTAAAGATTTTGTAGATGAACTTAATGGTATTTTTGGATTTGCCCTTTATGATACTGAAAAAGATGAATATTTTATCGCTCGTGATCATATGGGGATTATTCCTCTGTACATAGGTTGGGATAAAAATGGAACTTTTTATGTAGCTTCGGAACTTAAAGCTTTAGAAGGTTATTGTTCTAAAATAGAAATATTTCCTCCAGGACATTATTGGCATAGCAAAGATGCTAAGTTTGAACAGTGGTACAAAAGAGAATGGAGAGCGTTTGATAATGTAAAAGACAATACCACTAATCTATCTGAACTTAGAGATGCTTTGGAAGCTGCTGTTCATCGTCAGTTGATGTCTGATGTACCTTATGGTGTTTTACTTTCAGGTGGCTTGGACTCTTCCATTACTTCTGCCATAGCTAAAAAATATGCTGCTAAAAGAATAGAAACAGACGACCAATCTGAAGCGTGGTATCCTCAATTACATTCGTTTGCGGTAGGATTAGAAGGTTCTCCAGACCTCAAAGCAGCGAAAGAAGTAGCAAAGCATATAGGAACCATTCATCACGAAATAAAATTCACAATACAAGAAGGTTTAGATGCTATAAGAGATGTAATTTATTACCTAGAAACTTATGATATTACCACTGTAAGGGCTTCCACACCAATGTATTTAATGGCAAGAGTAATTAAATCTATGGGAATAAAAATGGTACTTTCTGGAGAAGGTTCAGATGAACTTTTTGGAGGTTATCTTTATTTCCATAAAGCTCCGAATGCAGAAGAGTTTCATAATGAAACGGTAAGAAAACTAGATAAACTTTACCAATACGACTGCTTAAGAGCTAATAAATCTCTTATGGCGTGGGGAATAGAAGGACGAGTACCTTTTTTAGATAAAGAATTTATGGATGTAGCTATGCGCATTAACCCGAAAGATAAAATGGTTACCCCAGAACGAATGGAAAAGTGGGTACTTAGAAAAGCTTTTGAAGATGTTTTGCCAGAATCAGTAGCGTGGAGACAGAAAGAGCAGTTTTCTGATGGCGTAGGCTATAGCTGGATAGATAAACTCAAAGAGTTAGTAAATGAAAAGGTAACAGATGAACAATTAGCTAATGCTAAGTTTCGTTTTCCTGTACAAACGCCTACTTCTAAAGAAGAGTATTACTATAGAAGTATTTTTGAAGAGCATTTCCCGTCAGAAGCGGCAGCACTTACTGTTCCGTCTGTACCATCTGTGGCGTGTAGTACACCTACGGCATTGGCTTGGGACGAATCTTTCAAAAATATGAACGATCCTTCTGGAAGAGCCGTAGCAAAGGTACATACAGAGGCTTACCGAAAGTAA
- a CDS encoding ABC transporter ATP-binding protein: protein MNLKISNLTKAYSNGVKALNGVNLEIGSGMFGLLGPNGAGKSSLMRTIATLQMPDEGEIYFGDINVLEDKMALRKVLGYLPQEFGVYPNMSAQSLLDYFARLKGITNASERESMIKEVLQITNLYDVKDKSVSGYSGGMKQRFGIAQLLLNNPQLIIVDEPTAGLDPSERSRFLNVLREIGTKHTVIFSTHIVDDVRELCNDLAVLNGGKILFRGTPKQGEEMLKGKVWSRIINREDYDDFNEKYNLLSSKFNEDNTLNIRVYAEQQPHETFEEVKPMLEDVYFVSLKNDL from the coding sequence ATGAACTTGAAAATTTCAAATTTAACTAAAGCTTATAGCAATGGAGTAAAAGCCCTTAATGGAGTTAATTTAGAAATAGGGAGCGGAATGTTTGGGCTATTAGGACCTAATGGCGCTGGTAAATCATCTTTAATGAGGACTATTGCTACCTTACAAATGCCTGATGAAGGCGAAATTTATTTTGGAGACATCAATGTTTTAGAGGACAAAATGGCCCTGAGAAAGGTACTGGGCTATCTTCCGCAAGAGTTTGGAGTTTATCCTAATATGTCGGCTCAAAGTTTATTAGATTATTTTGCTCGTTTAAAAGGAATTACCAATGCTTCCGAAAGAGAATCTATGATTAAAGAGGTACTACAAATTACCAATTTGTACGATGTGAAAGATAAAAGTGTGAGTGGATATTCTGGCGGTATGAAACAAAGATTTGGTATTGCTCAATTATTACTTAATAATCCTCAACTGATTATAGTAGATGAACCTACGGCAGGGCTAGACCCTTCAGAAAGAAGTCGTTTCCTTAATGTTTTGAGAGAAATCGGGACTAAGCATACCGTTATATTTTCTACCCATATAGTAGATGATGTAAGAGAGCTTTGTAATGATTTGGCGGTACTTAACGGCGGAAAGATACTTTTTAGAGGAACACCTAAGCAAGGGGAAGAAATGCTGAAAGGAAAAGTGTGGAGCCGTATTATCAACCGAGAGGATTATGATGATTTTAATGAAAAATACAACTTGCTTTCCTCCAAATTTAATGAAGATAATACACTCAACATAAGGGTTTATGCTGAACAGCAACCTCATGAAACCTTTGAGGAAGTGAAGCCTATGTTAGAAGATGTTTATTTTGTTTCACTAAAAAACGACCTATAG